Proteins encoded by one window of Xenopus tropicalis strain Nigerian chromosome 6, UCB_Xtro_10.0, whole genome shotgun sequence:
- the LOC101730806 gene encoding histone H1C yields MAETAAETVPAPPPAEAAKKKKQPKKAAAGGAKAKKPSGPSAAELIVKAVSASKERSGVSLAALKKALAAGGYDVERNNSRLKLALKALVTKGTLTQVKGSGASGSFKLNKKPLESKEKAAKKKPAAPKAKKPAAAKKAPKSPKKPKKVSAAAKSPKKVKKPAKAAKSPKKPKAAKPKKVAKSPAKKAAKPKAAKAKKAAPKK; encoded by the coding sequence ATGGCAGAGACTGCAGCTGAGACCGTTCCGGCCCCTCCCCCGGCTGAAGCCGCCAAGAAGAAGAAGCAGCCCAAGAAGGCGGCAGCGGGAGGCGCCAAAGCCAAGAAACCCTCCGGGCCCAGCGCGGCCGAGCTCATCGTGAAAGCCGTGTCCGCCTCTAAGGAGCGCAGCGGGGTGTCCCTGGCCGCTCTCAAGAAGGCTCTGGCTGCCGGAGGCTACGATGTGGAGAGGAACAACAGCCGCCTCAAGCTGGCTCTCAAGGCCTTGGTCACTAAGGGGACTCTCACCCAAGTCAAGGGGAGCGGAGCCTCCGGATCCTTCAAGCTGAACAAGAAGCCGCTGGAGAGTAAGGAGAAGGCGGCCAAGAAGAAGCCAGCGGCGCCCAAAGCCAAGAAACCGGCGGCGGCAAAGAAGGCGCCCAAGTCCCCTAAAAAGCCCAAGAAGGTCTCGGCAGCAGCAAAGAGCCCCAAGAAGGTGAAGAAACCGGCAAAGGCCGCCAAAAGCCCCAAGAAGCCCAAAGCTGCCAAACCCAAGAAGGTGgccaagagcccggctaaaaagGCCGCCAAGCCCAAAGCGGCTAAAGCAAAGAAGGCCGCTCCTAAGAAGTAA
- the LOC100486720 gene encoding histone H3 — protein MARTKQTARKSTGGKAPRKQLATKAARKSAPATGGVKKPHRYRPGTVALREIRRYQKSTELLIRKLPFQRLVREIAQDFKTDLRFQSSAVMALQEASEAYLVGLFEDTNLCAIHAKRVTIMPKDIQLARRIRGERA, from the coding sequence ATGGCCCGTACCAAGCAGACCGCCCGCAAATCCACCGGAGGGAAAGCTCCCCGCAAGCAGCTCGCCACCAAGGCAGCCAGGAAGAGCGCCCCGGCCACCGGCGGAGTCAAGAAACCTCACCGTTACCGGCCCGGCACAGTCGCTCTCCGGGAGATCCGCCGCTACCAGAAATCCACCGAGCTGCTCATCCGCAAACTGCCTTTCCAGCGCCTGGTCCGGGAGATCGCTCAGGACTTCAAGACCGACCTGCGCTTCCAGAGCTCAGCCGTCATGGCTCTGCAGGAGGCCAGCGAGGCTTATCTGGTCGGTCTCTTTGAGGACACCAACCTGTGCGCCATCCACGCCAAGAGGGTCACCATCATGCCCAAGGACATCCAGCTGGCCCGCAGGATCCGAGGCGAGAGGGCTTAG
- the LOC101730940 gene encoding histone H2B 1.1, translating into MPEPAKSAPAPKKGSKKAVTKTQKKDGKKRRKTRKESYAIYVYKVLKQVHPDTGISSKAMSIMNSFVNDVFERIAGEASRLAHYNKRSTITSREIQTAVRLLLPGELAKHAVSEGTKAVTKYTSAK; encoded by the coding sequence ATGCCTGAACCAGCCAAGTCCGCTCCAGCCCCGAAGAAAGGCTCTAAGAAAGCGGTGACCAAGAcccagaagaaagatgggaagaagcgcaggaagacaaggaaggagagttacgccatttacgtgtacaaggtgctgaagcaggtgcaccccgataccggcatctcctccaaggccatgagcatcatgaactcctttgtcaacgatgtgtttgagcgcatcgcaggggaagcctcccgcctggctcattacaacaagcgctccaccatcacctcccgggagatccagaccgcggtccgcctgctgctgcctggggagctggccaagcacgccgtgtccgagggcaccaaggctgtcaccaagtacaccagcgccaagtaa
- the LOC101731006 gene encoding histone H2A type 1: MSGRGKQGGKVRAKAKTRSSRAGLQFPVGRVHRLLRKGNYAQRVGAGAPVYLAAVLEYLTAEILELAGNAARDNKKTRIIPRHLQLAVRNDEELNKLLGGVTIAQGGVLPNIQSVLLPKKAESSKAAKGK, translated from the coding sequence ATGTCCGGCAGAGGCAAACAAGGCGGCAAGGTTCGGGCTAAGGCCAAGACCCGCTCATCCCgggctgggctgcagttcccagttGGCCGTGTTCACCGCTTGCTGAGGAAAGGCAATTATGCCCAGCGGGTGGGAGCCGGAGCTCCGGTCTATCTGGCCGCAGTACTCGAGTACCTGACCGCTGAGATcctggagttggccgggaacgctgcccgggataacaagaagacccgcatcatccccaggcacctgcagctcgctgtgcgcaacgatgaggagctgaacaaactgctcggaggggtgactatcgctcagggcggggtcctgcccaacatccagtccGTGCTGCTGCCCAAGAAAGCCGAGAGCTCCAAGGCGGCCAAGGGCAAATAA
- the LOC101731067 gene encoding histone H2B 1.1, giving the protein MPEPAKSAPAPKKGSKKAVTKTPKKDGKKRRKTRKESYAIYVYKVLKQVHPDTGISSKAMSIMNSFVNDVFERIAGEASRLAHYNKRSTITSREIQTAVRLLLPGELAKHAVSEGTKAVTKYTSAK; this is encoded by the coding sequence ATGCCTGAACCAGCCAAGTCCGCTCCAGCCCCGAAGAAAGGCTCCAAGAAAGCGGTGACCAAGACCCCgaagaaagatgggaagaagcgcaggaagacaaggaaggagagttacgccatttacgtgtacaaggtgctgaagcaggtgcaccccgataccggcatctcctccaaggccatgagcatcatgaactcctttgtcaacgatgtgtttgagcgcatcgcaggggaagcctcccgcctggctcattacaacaagcgctccaccatcacctcccgggagatccagaccgcggtccgcctgctgctgcctggggagctggccaagcacgccgtgtccgagggcaccaaggctgtcaccaagtacaccagcgccaagtaa
- the LOC105945499 gene encoding oocyte zinc finger protein XlCOF6-like yields MFTPNPQSKRHSAGRKYKCPECGKAFPAQKDLNSHCKTHTGEKPFTCIESRKCSPLKEGLTVQLRSRTGEKPFSCTECGNGFPSKSLLISHQKVHTGEKPFTCTESRKRSPLKEGLTVQLRSRTGGKPFSCTECGNSFPSKSLLISHQKVHTEKEKPFTCTESRKRSPLKEGLTVQLRSRTGEKPFSCTECGNGFPSKSLLISHQKVHTGEKPFTCTESRKRPPLKEGLTVQLRSRTGGKPFSCTECGNSFPSKSLLISHQKVHTEKEKPFTCTESRKRSPLKEGLTVQLRSRTGEKPFSCTECGKCFPSKRNLCIHQMVHTGAKPFSCAECGKRFTRKLQLLAHQRTHTGEKAPRSAETFPCTECDKGFAQKTLLQKHTLTHTKVKPFLCSHCLKSFYRKSHLRRHEFIHFGEKPFTCTECGKSFTRKDHLQQHSMRVHLGKKPFPCTECNKCFSDRYNLLLHQRSHTGEKPFTCIECGKSFMAYSLLNRHWKTHTGEKPFTCTECGKSFFTRSSLSSHQKSHTGVKPFTCTECGKGFSAKNNLLFHQRIHTGEKPFICTECGKGFSVKKSLLIHQRVHTGEKPFTCTECGKGFSAKNDLLTHQRVHTGEKPFTCTECGKRFTTKSQMRRHHVIHTGERPFTCRECGKTFPYRQRLAAHRATHTEGGKSLSQKSIMELRTREKPLTSKV; encoded by the coding sequence ATGTTTACTCCAAATCCCCAGAGTAAGCGCCACTCAGCGGGAAGAAAATACAAGtgcccagaatgtgggaaagCATTTCCAGCACAAAAAGACCTTAATTCTCACTGcaaaactcacacaggggagaaaccattcacctgcataGAAAGTAGGAAATGTTCTCCTCTAAAGGAAGGGCTTACAGTTCAACTGAGAAGCcgcacaggggagaaacctttctcctgtacagaatgtggcaacgGTTTCCCTTCAAAGAGCCTCCTTATCTCACATCAAAAagtccacacaggggagaaaccattcacctgcacagAAAGTAGGAAACGTTCTCCTCTAAAGGAAGGGCTTACAGTTCAACTGAGAAGCCGCACAGGGGGGAAACCTTTCTCCTGTACAGAATGCGGCAACAGTTTCCCTTCAAAGAGCCTCCTTATCTCACACCAAAAAGTCCACACAGAGaaggagaaaccattcacctgcacagAAAGTAGGAAACGTTCTCCTCTAAAGGAAGGGCTTACAGTTCAACTGAGAAGCCggacaggggagaaacctttctccTGTACAGAATGCGGCAACGGTTTCCCTTCAAAGAGCCTCCTTATCTCACATCAAAAagtccacacaggggagaaaccattcacctgcacagAAAGTAGGAAACGTCCTCCTCTAAAGGAAGGGCTTACAGTTCAACTGAGAAGCCGCACAGGGGGGAAACCTTTCTCCTGTACAGAATGCGGCAACAGTTTCCCTTCAAAGAGCCTCCTTATCTCACACCAAAAAGTCCACACAGAGaaggagaaaccattcacctgcacagAAAGTAGGAAACGTTCTCCTCTAAAGGAAGGGCTTACAGTTCAACTGAGAAGCcgcacaggggagaaacctttctcctgtacagaatgtggaaaATGCTTTCCCAGTAAGAGAAACCTTTGCATTCATCAAATGGTCCACACAGGGGCAAAACCCTTCAGCTGCgcggaatgtgggaaaagattcACTAGAAAGTTACAGCTTCTCGCTCACCAGCGCACTCACACAGGGGAAAAAGCACCCAGAAGCGCAGAAACTTTCCCTTGCACCGAATGTGACAAAGGCTTCGCTCAGAAAACGCTCCTCCAGAAACACACACTTACTCACACAAAGGTAAAACCGTTCCTATGTTCCCACTGCCTGAAAAGTTTCTATAGAAAAAGCCACCTTCGGAGACACGAGTTTATACACttcggggagaaaccattcacctgtacggaatgtgggaaaagcttcactCGCAAGGACCACCTACAGCAACACTCAATGAGGGTTCATTTAGGGAAGAAGCCGTTCCCATGTACCGAGTGTAACAAATGCTTCTCCGACAGATACAACCTCTTATTACACCAGCGAagccacacgggggagaaaccctttACTTGCatagaatgtgggaaaagtttcatgGCATATAGCCTTTTAAACAGGCACTGGAAaacccacacgggggagaaaccttttacttgtacagaatgtgggaaaagtttcttCACAAGAAGCTCCCTTTCCTCGCACCAAAAAAGCCACACTGGGGTGAAACCATTcacatgtacagaatgtggcaaaggcttctcTGCTAAGAATAACCTCCTCTTCCACCAGAGAatccacaccggggagaaaccattcatatgtactgaatgtgggaaagGTTTCTCTGTTAAGAAAAGTCTCCTCATCCACCAGAGAgtccacaccggggagaaaccattcacatgtacagaatgtgggaaaggtttCTCTGCTAAGAATGACCTCCTCACCCACCAGAGagtccacacgggggagaaaccattcacatgtactgaatgtgggaaacGTTTCACCACAAAGAGCCAAATGCGCAGACATCATGTAATACACACGGGGGAGAGACCCTTCACATGTAGAGAATGTGGGAAGACGTTCCCGTATAGGCAGAGACTTGCCGCACATCGGGCCACTCACACCGAGGGTGGGAAAAGCCTCTCTCAGAAGAGCATCATGGAACTCCGCACAAGGGAGAAACCTCTCACCAGCAAAGTATGA